CCGCCCTAACAGTGTCACCGCAGCCACGCTCCTTCAGCCACATGTGTTTGAATCTAAACGGTTTGCACGGCCTGTCCACAATTCCCTCCGGTTTGATATGGGGGTTTTACTCAAGAGATATATAGGTCATTTTCAGGACTTTGTTACTCCAAATTCTTGTCGGCAATGAAATTCTTGACAATTTGATAGCCActtgaatttttattgtaatataatttaatattgcTTCTTATACTTTTTAAGGAAAGAATTAATTCATGTTCAAACCTTGGCTTGGACATGATCCTAAATATTAAGTATTATGCATATACAAGGAAAGAGGACAGCTAGCAAACAATCAATTTTGCTTAGGTCTAGAACATAGGATATGTATACTAGCGTTCGTATTGTGTTATTTCTATAAGATTTACTATTTATCACGTGTATCACAGAAAAGTATCGCATCCACAGcatttatacaatattttttagaacAAATCATAGATAGTAAGTTGTTACAGATTTTAATTTGATCCCTACAACtggaattacatttttttttcccaccaataataatttgtaaCAGCTtgtcacttagaatttgttgtgaacaTTCTACCTAGCATTTCTTTATATCATAATAGAGTTTACGTTAAATTTTTGGTCCTGTCACAAGAAACGTCACATTGTTAATTAAAGCAATGGAATCACAgctggctatatatatatatgtatagccAAACTAGCACACACTTTGTTTAGATTTAGATTCACTTTGTATTTGTACCTGCAAGTGCAAGCTAGACTGTTGGTTGTGACAATGAACCATGCGTGTTCATGTTAGCTGATTCATAACATATTCACGTCCATGGCAGAGATCTGATAAGGGATGTGAAGACTGTTGTCTTAAGAAATGGGAACACACAAAGCTAAAATGACAATGGAGACAGAACTAGTTATTAGAGTTAGACACATGTAAGAAACAACAAAGACCCTCCCTTCCCCTCTTTATGTTACAGAAAATTGAAGGTTTTGTTTTGGCGGTGGTTGAAAAGGCAGAAGAAGTTTCTCCCATACCTCTTAGATTCTTATCCAATATGATGGTGGAATGCGCGCAGTGAGGCAAAGACTTATTATGttcaccttttattttatttgtctaattTGTCTTTAGCATTGCTCAgatttcatattattattattattattattattattattattattattattattattgcattTTATTGACTACATGGAAGACTTCCATTACTGATCTTGAgaattaaaatatgataaagGAACATGTGGGCAGGGCTTAGAATTTTGACATCCTAAATTCCCAAGTGCTATCTTTTCTTTACCTTTTACAACCTTTCTAGCAGAAACccaatttattttatgtgaatAGGAACTGACTGGGAATAGTTAGAGGAATAAAGAAATCAAGGGGAAGACACATAATTGTGCATGACATCAAGTCCAATGACAGCTTCAAAGCAGACAGACTTGGAAGGAGcaaaaaatacatacatacatacatatatatatatatatatatatatatatataatctaacataattaaaaatacaagatcCTTCCAAATGAGATAAAGATGACATATTAAACAAAATGGGGCATGTTCCATTAGGTCAGGAAGATCTCAGGCAGGATCTCCTGGTCTTTAAAAAGGGTCATGAAAATGCATTTGAAATATTCTCACATGAactttggcatttttttttctcatctctgTACCCTGTACTCACTGCCCATCACACCCATTATAAACTTTTCATCTTTCTGTCACATTTTCATGTGCATATTATGCGTAAATTATGTGTGCAGCCTTTTCTCCCTTCTCTGGGCTCTCAAAGACGTGTCTTGTCCTTATTAGTGTGCAAGCCTTATCTAAGATTTGATTCTACTTTCAACAGATAGTGAGCTTTTCATTAATACATTTCAAGAATCCCACCTAATCAATGTTAAGTGTATCACAATTTATAGCGTATTTTTTGGATCATATTTTTTAGTGAGTAGCCAGCAGGAGTTAGGTAGCCTAGTACTTCATTTTGTCTTGCTTTGttgaaaaaaactaaatttatgTGTTAAAGAAATAACAAATGCATGCATCTAGAATAATCAGATGGATTAGTAAAATGGATTACTCAAAAGTACATGATAATTCTTTGTCagtactctctctctcgctctctctctctcttgctggAAGATTGATATCCTTCGTaagatttcttaaaaatttattgtgtgaAAAGCAGGGTGTGAAAAATACGAAGGTGATTTAGAAGTTGCAATCTACAAGCGTCAATGATCATGACGTGAGATATATGGCTTTATTTTGGAGaaggttggaaaaaaaaatgaaaaccaaaacaaaacccaaaaaaaaaaaaaaaaaggcaaaacatACTAGCAAATTAGAAATGTTAGGGACACAATATGTTACACAATTACTAACATGACATGTTATAATTGGAGTAGCGCGACTTTTATTATGAACTAATTACGCACTTgtgaaaccaaaaagaaaaaatgtagaAAATATAATAAGCCTCAAGTGTTCACTGCACTGTTATGAAAAAACATCCATCTCCAAAGCAATTTTCCCTTTAGTTTTGGAAGCAGATATTAAGGTTTGCTCTACTGAATTGCAAATATACCGAAAGCTAATATCTTCAACTTTTCCTCTCATTGCTATTTGAATTATATCTAgccaataaattataaagatGCAGGTGGTACTGTGGAGGCAAAAGAGTGCATGGGGCTCCATTATGAACAAGAGCTGGCAAGGTAGCAAAGAGACTACCTAAAAGACACAGTTGATTTGTACCCACTATTCATTgacaagaaattaaaatttgcaAACTAGAAATTTATTTCCATCTTTTCCTCTCAGGTTGTTTCCCACTGCATTGACAGCtaaaagcaaagaaaagaaaagaaaaggcaaggAACAAGATCCCTTTTGAGATCAAGTTCCTTTTACTTTGAAGACCATTCCGTCATTTCATTCAGAGCAGCTTCTATAGtgttaacaacaacaacaacaacaacaacaacatcagcAACACAAGCAGTAAAATCACCTCATCTCATTCCAAATCTCTTCCCTTCAAACCACCTGTGTACAAAGAAGGAAATTTTCAGTTAAATAATCACAAAGAATCAGTATTAACATGTTTATAGCTAAAGCATTGAAACTTTTTAAGACTACTACactgttaaattttaaatatggaATAATAACAATCACTCAACTGGTTGTTCTGAAGTTGGTTTGCAGATAGGGAAGACTGTAAGAAACCCAAGTGGTCTTGGAATGCTGATGTCCCCTGCAAGAATTCATGAATTATTCACATGCTTTGGACTCCAATAGTTacagaagaaaaataaaagtattaatcAAAACCCAGAAAGATTTAGGCAAAGTACCTCGAAATGAGTTGCTGAGAAACCTTGTGAAAAATCCAAGACACTAACCATTGAAGCTTGATTATTGGTCAGATTGTTCTGGTAAATTGTTTAGAAGccattagaaaaaataaataaataaatcccaTGAACAATAAACTGTCAATTGCAATCATGCTATATTTTGATTCAACATTGTTTGTGAGAGATATACATATGTGAAGTTACTTACCCTGGAGAAGTTGATGACAGGAGAGCTAGCAGTGTCATCAAGAAAAGCACTCATTTCTTGATCTTTACGGTGTCGGTGTGCTTTGCCTTTGTGCCTTTTCCCAAAGTTCTTGGCCAATGTGGAGGGTCTAGATGTAGGATTAAAGCACCCATTATCACCATTAAAGTAACCTTCATCTTCAGGGAAGTGTGGAGGCCCAGAAGATGCATCAGAAACCATAgacaagtcttcttcttcttcatcatcttctacTTCTACAGTCTGTTTATCTCGTTTATCTTTATATTCATCACAAAAACTAGCTTTCCTATTAACAAACCCAGTATCTCTACGTGGATTATTTGGAGGAAGATAAGATTGTTCTAAGTACGAAGTCCAACCAGATTCACACCCACTGCTACATTCTGAAGCCAAGACATTCATTTTTCCCTCACTTTCCTAGAGAGATAATCTGTGTGTAACAAGCCTTCTTTatcaagaaagagaaataaaaatagataatatgATAGTTAGATAGTAAGTCACTTTCCCTTACTCTCTTGCACTGATCTACAAGGACTTTGAGAGAGGATGTACATATGTCTCGCTATTTTTGGTATTCACCAAGTTATATAATGTGGTAGCAAGATATACAGGAGTGGGGAGTGggggtggaaaaaaaaaaaacacaaaccaaggAGAATCAGACTAAAATCCTAGACTAGTTTTGTCCTGACTCTCACTTATGTGAATGAATCAAATCTGCCAGTTGGGTGGGTTATAGTGGGTGcatgtaagagagagagaagggaaagCCACAACTTCTTCACATGCTAGGCAGCGAGGCGCTGTGTACCCTCTTAACAAAACCGGGTACACGTCCATTTTCCCCCTTCCATGGTATATCATATATTGGACACCTATGACCTATAATGTCCCTCGTGTGTCCAATAATCGACGAAAAATAAGATACTTTACTTACGGAGTAAATTGAACCCGACTGCAAGTGTGACAATGTTTGATTTGattgatatgattattttcatggttttaaaaactcaatAGACCGAGAATTGGACTCTAATTCAGTCcgataaaaaatgaaaaaataaaaataaaaaaaaaatagaaagagaaaaaaacttGTCAAAGTGGAAACCAAACCtaattttgattctttaatcGTTGCGATTTTTAAAAGAGACTAAACTATGTCATTCTTGACAAGTTCTTTCTAATTAGAGTTCTTAAATCCACATTTGATATatttcatacatacatacattttCCTCCTAGAGAGGTTTTAGTACATATCTATAtcactatatattttttgtacaaATTTGGAAAGGAATAATGCCTGTTTTGACTATATATAAGAGCAGATACTTTGTAATATTTTCACTCTCCTCTCTTTTCCCTTCTCTGAAACATTGCATGTGTAGAGTTTTAATCAATTGGAGTGGGGAACTGGAAGTGTTTTCTAGCTAGTCAGAACTAAAGAAGTgacattaatttttgtttttgttttttatatattttactgTTGTTACTGCATGTCTTCTGATTGGAGGCTCTGGCTCTCTCTTCCTTCCTCTACCCTTAACCCAATACACcatgtaaaatatattttgggAGAGTCTTAAAAAGAAGTTTTAGGCATGAGAACATGAGTGGAGTGCAGACTGTAGAAATTTCTTGGGGCAAGGAGTGTAAGTGTGGTGCAGTTGACTGGGTTTTTATGAATCCACATGCCATCACATTCACAACCTCAGAGTGACTCTCTCCTTTGCCAAAAATTACTCAGCCTCTAAGAACTCACACACGCATGTGGGCACGTGTGCATATGCATATGCGGCCTCCCACATATTCACACACATGTATGCACGTGTACACGCACTTCAACTTAAATTGTTCTACTAAATTTTGCTTATAAAATTGTCACTTGTGTGGTGATCCTTTATTACTACTTCCAATGTAAAattcttcctttgtttttcattgtgattacttttttttcccccttgaaCCCTATTTCTATGCATTACAAtgctcttctttttgtttttattaggCCTTGAATATTAACATGAACTAATATGCCTAAATGGTCTTCTCATGTTTTCTTGTCATTCTTTCCTCCTCTTTTTCcgacaaataatttttttttctctatcaaaaaaaaaaaaaaagtcccttACTTCACATATACTCTTCGTGATATAATAATTTTGTACTCAAAAAGCCTTGTAGTTGCTATTATCGATCCGGTTTCTATTATAAAGAGAATTAAGGTTTGAATTTTCATCATCCacttgaattataaaataactagATAAAAATATCTTCATAtcgtaaaaatattatgaccaCAATGTTTGGAGCCTAGTACACATCGAGGGATCCACCAATTAGATTACTCTTTCATAAATGACCTCCTCCAGATCAACAAGAATTTCATGTGATCACATTATGTGATCGGTAATTTAAGTTTAATACAATAAGGTATCTGAAAATAACAAATGAGGATGAAACCAATCATATAATCAAAACTCCATCTCTTCCTTCTTTATAAtcaatctataaaaataaaaaaataaaacccccaaaaaaaatatttataatggaaatatcaataacaacttaaatggccagttttatttttttaatattagtttGTACAATTTTTCAGCTCAACTATAAATAATATCATGGAGGcccacttttgtttttttttgtttttttttttcattatttttaatgaacttTGCTATTTCTATATGCTTTTAATTTCTTCATTCGTATTCACTGAATTATAATTAGTCTATCTGCTTCTGAATTCACCAGACCTATGTTTGCTGGCCTAGTATAAATTTGACAAGACTACCCTGTGacctataatttttaatatatatcatAAGTGGTGCCTAATTAAATTTAGAATTATAATAAGCTTATTAAGTGCACATGCGGCGGAAAATCAAGACTTTTGGTTatcatttcaataaaataaaaggttaaaGAGTCTACAACGCATGTGATAGTCAAATAACGGCCAAAATCAAGTACACGCAGTCACGCACTGAACttatcttcttctacttcttctcttttcttttcttttctttttggtgtgaAAGCTGAGCTTATCCCTGAATCACATAAAATATATTACTAAATATGTTGATTAGAATTATATTCATGATTGTGTTTATAAcaattttctatcatttttcgAACGGTTGAGCGTGGGATAGAAACAGTTGTTGATGTTAGCAATCCCCAATGCAACTAATTTAGGGATGTCAAATGGATGGGTTTAGGGTTGACATAATTGGGTTTGATACTGATAATGTGTGAATTATCAGTACTGTAGGTTCCTCTAGATGATGTCGAATCCTCGTCACTGTCCCTGCAAACGTAGAACAAAGGTTCTCATAgggtggtcaccggtgtggtgccagcCACAACGTCTCTCATGCCAAAGTTAGTATTTAGAAGcctttttagaaaaataagaaagttcTAAATATTAGAAATATGTGTCTTAGAGTAGTTTCAGGGTCGATCTTCTGTACCTCGTTTGCCTCTGATCAGTGTGTATATATAGGTTTATAGTTTTTAGCCGTTAGGGCCTTAATTGTGGCTTTAGTGGTCTTTGCGAAACGCCCTAGGGCTCATTAACGCGGGCTTTGATGTTCCTCCAACGATCTGACAGCTAATTGGTAACTGTCTGAAGCATTGACTCCCTTCATTAATGATTTGCTTACCTTCATCCGTGTTGTGCCAAGGAAGACAAGTGTATTTGATGAGGTCGTCTAGGAAAGGAGAGTTCGTCGATCCCATCAATTGTCCCCCAGGTTCTGTGGTCATCGTGTCGTGTTATGACGACCACCAGAAGATGAAAGGTTTTTTGCCCAAACATGTCTCTTGGGGTACCGTTCCACATTTAATGCATAGTGGTGGCGCCACGCGCAtcgtggccacgtggcgtgTTTTGTCCGGTGGAGTAGATGCTCCCACTTGTGTGACTCTTAGGTTTCCCGCTGAATTTCAGTTTTTTGTGCCTAGTTTTTTAAActtcctctctttcttcttccccTTTCACTTTTTCCAACTCTTTCTTAATCATTGCTTtgtgcttcttcttctccaaTCCACTCTGTGATTCTCTTCGAGCTTTTGCATTCTGTGGTTGCTTCCTTTGAGGTatgtctttcttttcctttttcttttgctttttataGCGTAGGTAAATTGTGTTGGCTTCTGATTTcgcctctttcttttttctttttttttttttctttttttttttttttctttttgctcttaGGATTATCCTCCCTctcatttctttgttttgggtttCCATGGTTAGTAGCTCCGAGGTTTGGATAGCTTGCCCCCTCAATTTCATTCCTTTTTGCGCGTTTGGGGGGATCTTTGGTTGTTTTCTTGTACCTTGAAAATTTTGTCTTTGAGGCTAGTAGTTTAAGCGTTGTATTGGCTGATTTTCTCCCTTTGCTCTGTCAGTTAATTGATTGGTTCGGAGGTTTAGCGAAGGAGCGAAGGGTAATGTCCGAGGTGAGATCCAGTGAGCTCGAGACAGGGTTGTCGTCTAGCAACGATCCCATGGAGATGGAGGGGGATACTGCTGCCTCCGTCCCTCGGGTGGTTAGGGCTTTCTCTGCCCTTGGAGAGGAGTGTAGCCTAGATGTTGAGACTCTCTCTAGGTTCAGCAATAGGTTCCAATTTCCCGAGAGGTTTAGGGTTCGTCTTCCTCGAAAATAGGAACGAGCTTGCCATTTTTCACCCAAGGAGGTGTGCTTCTACGAGGCTGCCTTCCTGAGCGGGCTTAGATTCTCCATCCACCCTTTCATCGTGGAGCATTTAAACCACTTCAAAATCGCTCCTGGCCAACTTATGCCGAACTCCTGGAGGATTTTGGTCATctgtatggagatatggttGGCCGCCACTGAGGGAGATCAGGGTCGACGAGCTCACCTACTTGTATCGTCTAAAAGAATCCAAGGAATACGGGTACTACGAGCTAGTGCCTTGGGTCAGGGAAGCTAGGATCGTCAAGGGCTTGCCCTTGTCGTTCCGCTATTGGAAGTTTCGGTTCTTTTTTGTCTCCGGGGATGTGTGGGAGACCCTCTCTGGCGAAGTTTGGGGTGACATCCCTAGGCTGCTCCGTCAATAGGGAACCGCAAGTCTAGGTGTGTCGTCTCTTCGCCAGTCCTTCGtcaatattatttatttctctctcttttttttctagtGCGCATCTCGTCATTATTAACTTTCTTGTTTGTTGTCTTGTGCATAGTTAAGAGACAGCCAAAACTTAAGAGTAGATACTAGTAACGCGTTGAAGCAACCATCGAGTACGTGAGGATGATTTTAGACTTTGACGATCTAGTCAATCCTTAGACTTTAGCCTTTCATTGCCTTAGTCCAGAGCCCTCCATTTTTTTCCTGCAAACTATTGAAACTGAGGAGAAAAAGAGTAAGTATGTTTTGAATTCGTCATTGCTACTCCTttcctctcccttttttttttttacaagtgtttTGTGGTAGGGATGACAATCAAATTTAATAAGGGGATGTACGCGAAGATGAGGGGCAAGAAGAGCAAGTCCCTCTCCAGCATCAGGAAAAGGACGGTGCGGGTAGTGGAGAAGGGCGTCTCTGTTACTCCTCCTGCCCCCTTAACTGAACCCCCGAGGATGGCCTCCTCGGCTACCTTAATAGAAGAAATCACTCCTATTTGGAAAAGGCCCCAAGTGGAGGACAAGGGGAAGGACAAGGCCGATTCTAGCTCAATCACTATTTTTGACGATGCTAGCCTTGCACTGGCGAGGGCACAAGAGTCTTCCGCTGAGGAGCTGAGGGTCTTTTTGGGCATGCCTTCTCACCAAATTGTTGGTCGTCACATTCACAAAATCTTCCAGGTATTGTACCTATACAatttttactcttttcttttttctttccccctttTACATCGTCCTGAATTTTGGATTTCCTTCTCAGGTGCTGGGGAAGAGCCTTCACATTACTTCTGAGTATCTTACTCACAAAGCCAAAGTTGAATCAGCGATGTCCAGGGTGGGGGCCTTGGAGACAGAAAATTCTAAGTTGAAGAAGGACCTCATTATTGCTATGGACGAGGCCAACACCGTCAAGGAGAGGGCCAAGACTTTGGGAGATGACCTCAAAGCGAAGAGGCAGCTCACCCTACAGAAAGATGAGCAACTCTAGGCTGGGAAGGAGAAGCTGAAGACTATTGTTGCTAAGGCCATCGAGGCTTTCCAGCAAACTGAGAAGTACAACAATGTAGTCTTCAGCTGGTACTACAAGGGCTTCGAGCTCCTTCGTCGGTACCTGGTCAAACACCCCTCTAGAGTAGACTTGGAGAATTTGGGCATGGAGGTGGTTGACCAAGAAATGGCAACGGACGAGGCCTCCCAATCTAATGCTCCTACTGAAGATGCTCCTGGTGATACTTCTCTACCTCCCCGAGATGGTGATGACACGGCCACTGTTTGAACTTGCCTTATGTttgtctcctttttttttttttcctgggtgCCCAGtgtgttttgggcttttttattctactttcaaaacaatatttttgttttaatttgagaACAATATTTTTGCCCAGTGGTTATGGGCCTTATTATATTGAAGCAATGCTGGTTGCCCGTTGTTTTTGGGCCTTCACTTACATTAGAAATTTTGTTCTTACTCACTTTCGTTCCTTTCCTGCATGATACTTAGTGTCTTAATGTGGTCTCTGTCTGCTTCATCTTTCTATGTCAGTAACTTACATTGTTGTTACTTAGTTAAAATTCCCATTAATGGGGTCTTGATCTGTTTGTAATTTACATCTGTCGAGGCGGGCTTTTGCTATTTAGCCAATTTTTTGACTGGTACCAATTGAGGGGATATTCTTTGGCTTcatcagtaacttacatccgtcaaggcagaatcttgttacttagccattttttacgACTTACACCCATTAAAGGGATTTTGCCATTCTTTGGCTTCTtcagtaacttacatctgtcgaggcggaatcttattacttagctaTTTTTTGCGACTTCCACCCATTAAAGGGATCTTGTCACTTCTAGGTTCGTctgtaacttacatccgtcaaggcagaatcttgttacttagacaatttttggtgacttacacccattgaaGGGATTTCGTCACTTCTAGATTTTTTTGTAACTTTCATCCGTCACGgcagaatcttgttacttagacaatttttggtgacttacgCCCATTGAAGGGATCTTGTCACTTCTAGATTCGTttgtaacttacatccgtcaaggcgaaatcttgttacttagacaatttttggtgacttacacccattgaaGGGATTTTGTCACTTCTAGATTCGTTTGTAattacatccgtcaaggcggaatcttgttactttggcaatttccttttttttttttttttttgcacacaTTATACTGGCTAAATAATTCTTTCATTGCTTGCATACGGATACAATTGTCTTATTACATTTACTAATGGTATTGCTTTAAATGCTCAATATTCCATGGTCGTGGTAATTTCCTCCTGTTTTGCGTCTCTAGGTGATAGTTGCCTTGCCTGGAGTAATGAATGACTCTGTAAGGCCCTTCCCAGGTTCGGCCAAGCTTCCCTTGGGTGGGGTGCTTGGTCGTAGGTGTGACCTTGCGTAGGACGAGGTCTCCTATGTTTAGTCGAATGAGCTTCACACTTCTATTGTAGTATTCAAACATCTTCTGCTGATATTTGTCATCTTGTGAGATGCTCCATCTCTAGACTCATCTAGGCAGTCCAGGTTAACTCTAAGTTGATCGTCATTGCTACCTTCGTGGAAAGCTTCTcatctcaagttggtgattccTACCTCGACTGGGATTACTTCTTCGGTGTCATAGGTGAGACTgaaaggggtctctcctgttggGGTCCTCGTTGTAGTCTTGTACGCTCACAAAACGTTAGGGAGCTCTTTTAGCCATGCACCTTTTGCTTTATCTAGctgagtcttgatgatcttgAGCAAGGTCTTGTTCATCACTTTTGTCTGGTCGTTGGCTTGGGAGTGACCAAGGGATGAGAACTGGTTCTTGATTCCCAGGCCTGAGCAAAATTCCTTGAAACCTTGACTATCAAATTACCGCCCGTTGTCTTATATGATCATCCGTGGGATCCCAAATCAACAAACTATGTTCTTCGATACAAATTTCTGGACCTTCGCCTCCATTATGGTTGATAGTACCTCTGCTTCAATCCATTTTATGAAATAATCAATGGCAACCAGTAAAAATTTTACCTGTCTTTTACCTTGGGGTAATGGGCCGATGATGTCAAGTCCCTATTGAACAAACAGCCACAGGGAGGATATTGTCTTCAGTTCTTCGGATGGGATGTGCTGGACATTTCCAAACCTCTGGCATTTGTCGCATTTCTTGACAAACTCCCTTGCGTCCTATCACAGGGTAGGCCAAAAGTAACCCGTTTGGATAATTTTGCTGACAAGGGATCTCGGGCCTGCATGGTCTCCACAGATTCCTTCGTGGATCTCTTCTAGAATGTATTTTGCTTCCTCTTCATTAACACACTTTAGGTAGGGCATGGAGAAGCCTGTTTTGTACGAGGAGCCATTCAAAATCATGAACCGAGCTGCCCTCTTCCTTACTTTCTTGGCTTCTTTGATGTCTTATGGAAGCCGTTTGTCTTGAAGGAAGGACAGGATCTGGGTTATCCAGTTGTTCCCACTCTAGATTGCGAAGGTAGGGACCTCTTTGATGCTGGGACATTTCTGGACTTCAATcttcaaatttgtatttgttgGCCCTGTTTTTTACGATAACTACTTTGCCAGCTCATCTGCCCCCTATGTGAACTCTACTTGATCAAACTCCTATACCAGAATTTTGTCAACTTCAAGTACTTTTGCATCCTTTCCTCTTTCGCTTAGAACTCCCCCTTTATCTGACCCACGATGAGCTTGGAATCATTCTAGAGGAGTAAATTTTTGATTCCTAGCGTCTTCTCGACCTTTAAACCCGTCAGTATTCCCTCATATTCaacttcgttgttggtggctgGGAATGCTAACTAAACTCCATACTTGAGCGTCTCTCCTTCAGGGGTAATGATAATGATCCCTACCCCGCCTCTCTTCTGGACTGATGAACTGTCAGTCTAAATCGTCCATCTTTCCACCTCATCTGTATTCTCCTCCTCATCAAGGACTGTAAATTCAGTGATGAAGTGTACCAATGCTTGTGCCTTAATAGCTGTCTTGGGGTGGTATTCTATGTCAAACTGGCTAAGTTCTATAGCCCACTAGATCATTCTTCCCGTAGCCTCGGGCTTGTTCATTGTCTTCTTTATAGGTTGGTCCATCATCACCAAGATAGGATTCACTTGGAAATAAGGCCGCAGCTTGCGTGAAGCGACGATCAGTGGGAATGCAATCTTCTCTATCCGTGGGTATTTGGCTTCTGCCCCCTAAAAGGCCTGGCTGACATAATAGATCAGGAGTTGTCTTCTGTTCTCTTCTCAAATCAGGGCAGTATTCACAACTGTAGTTTCCCCTGCCGGGTGTAAATACAGGTTCTCTCCCTCTTTCAATGGACTCAGGAG
This portion of the Castanea sativa cultivar Marrone di Chiusa Pesio chromosome 7, ASM4071231v1 genome encodes:
- the LOC142644623 gene encoding protein SOB FIVE-LIKE 5-like, with the translated sequence MNVLASECSSGCESGWTSYLEQSYLPPNNPRRDTGFVNRKASFCDEYKDKRDKQTVEVEDDEEEEDLSMVSDASSGPPHFPEDEGYFNGDNGCFNPTSRPSTLAKNFGKRHKGKAHRHRKDQEMSAFLDDTASSPVINFSRNNLTNNQASMVSVLDFSQGFSATHFEGTSAFQDHLGFLQSSLSANQLQNNQWFEGKRFGMR